The sequence CTTCGAGGTGCTGAGCCGCGAGGGCTGCATCGCGGTCGAGCCGGCGCTCGCCGGCGTGAAGGAGAAGTTCGCCGGCGGGCTTCGCCTGCCGCAGGACGAGACCGGCGACTGCCACATGTTCACGCAGGCGCTGGCCAAGCACGCCCAGGCGCTCGGCGTGCGTTTCATGTTCAACACCGGTATCGATCGCATCGTCACCGACGGCGCGCGTGTCAGCGGTGTCGCGACCAGTGCCGGCCTGTTGCAGGCAGATAGTTACGTGCTCGCGCTCGGCAGCTGGTCGCCGCGGCTCGTCGCGCCGCTCGGCATCTCGCTGCCGGTCTATCCGGTGAAGGGCTATTCGATCACGGTGCCGATCAAGGACGCTTCCGGCGCGCCGGAATCGACCGTGATGGACGAGAGCTACAAGGTCGCGATCACCCGTCTCGGCAATCGCATCCGCGTCGGCGGCACCGCCGAAATCTCGGGCTATTCCAGCAAGCTGTACGACGCGCGCCGCGCCACGCTCGATCATTCCCTGACCGATCTGTTCCCGCGCGGCGGCGATCTCTCCAAGGCGACGTTCTGGAGCGGCCTGCGTCCGATGACGCCGGACGGCCCGCCCGTGATCGGCCCGACCCACTTCGCCAACCTGCACCTCAACACCGGCCACGGC is a genomic window of Bradyrhizobium sp. CB1717 containing:
- a CDS encoding D-amino acid dehydrogenase, with product MKVLILGSGVIGVTSAYYLARAGHDVTVVDRQAEPALETSFANAGEVSPGYSSPWAGPGVPVKAVKWLLMKHGPLVIRPKLDPVMWVWLLKMLRNCTSERYAVNKSRMIPIAEYSRDALRDLRRDIGIQYDERSQGTLQLFRYQSQLDGTGEDISVLKQYGVPFEVLSREGCIAVEPALAGVKEKFAGGLRLPQDETGDCHMFTQALAKHAQALGVRFMFNTGIDRIVTDGARVSGVATSAGLLQADSYVLALGSWSPRLVAPLGISLPVYPVKGYSITVPIKDASGAPESTVMDESYKVAITRLGNRIRVGGTAEISGYSSKLYDARRATLDHSLTDLFPRGGDLSKATFWSGLRPMTPDGPPVIGPTHFANLHLNTGHGTLGWTMSCGSGRVLADMLSGKKPDIDVSALSVDRYKYRFG